CCATGCCGATCAATACCCCGCGCTTCTGCCCGCCGGGGGCCAAATGGGCGTCATAGCGATCGCTGAGCAGCGGTTTGCACCACTCCTGAAACGTTGCGGGTAGCGCCTGCTGGAGCAGCGGCGTGGCGGCAAAGGTCATGGTGACTGGGCAGAGGGTGCCCGCCTCTACCTGGGCGTGGAGGACAAAGCGCGCCGCCCGGGCAACAAAGGCTCCGGCGCGGGCCTCCTCTTCCCAGGCGAGGTTGTGAACGCGGTTAGCGCACAATCCCTGCATCAGCAGATGCCACGCCGGGTAAAAGCGCACGTCGTCGAGGCGCTCACCGGTGGGATCGTAGCGCAGCAGCTCCGGCGGATTAGCGTTCGCCAGCCGGCCCAACTCCAGCGACTCTGCCGTGCCAAGCTGTTGTCCAATGCTGGCCAGCAGCTCAGCGTCCCAGCCAGCGCCCTCCCGGGCAACGGCATCGCGAAGCGCGACATCAGAGAGAAAAAGGTTGCTGTTGTTGAGCGGAATAGGTTGATTGAAAACGGTATGGGTTTGCCAGCGCATACTCTCTCCCCTGTTCAATGGCAGTGCCCTAAGTATGCACAGGGAGAATTTTACGACCGCAGCAGGGGTCACAAAAAACCACCCCGCAGGGTGGTTAGGTCAGCGGTGAAGCTTAGCCGCGCTGGCGGACGGCTTCAAACAGGCAGATGCCGGTTGCGACGGAGACGTTCAGGGAGGAGACGCTGCCCGCCATCGGGATGCTGATCAGCTCATCGCAGTGCTCGCGGGTCAGGCGACGCATGCCTTCGCCCTCTGCGCCCATCACCAGCGCCATCGGGCCGGTCATTTTGCTCTGGAACAGGGTGTGATCCGCTTCGCCCGCCGTGCCGACGATCCAGACGTTCTCTTCCTGCAGCAGACGCATGGTGCGCGCCAGGTTGGTCACGCGGATCAGCGGCACGTTCTCTGCTGCGCCGCTGGCCACTTTTTTCGCGGTAGCGTTAAGCTGGGCCGAGCGATCTTTCGGGACGATCACCGCATGGACGCCAGCAGCGTCGGCGCTGCGCAGGCAGGCCCCAAGGTTATGTGGATCGGTTACGCCGTCGAGGATCAGGAAGAAGGGACGATCGAGGCTGGCGATCAGATCCGGCAGATCGTTCTCCTGATACTGACGTCCCGGTTTCACCCGTGCAATGATCCCCTGATGCACCGCGCCTTCGCTTTTTTCATCCATAAACTGGCGGCTTGCCACCTGGATAGTCACGCCCTGGGCTTCCAGGGCATGGATCAGCGACATCAGACGTTTATCTTCACGTCCTTTCAGAATATAAACGTCCTGAAAGCGCTCAGGGGCGCGTTCCAGCAGTGCCTGCACCGCGTGGATGCCATAAATCATTTCACTCATGAAGGGTACTCGATCGAGGTTAAAAGGGTCTTTCCGCCTCATTATACCCCACGACGCCCCCCAGCGTCCCTCCCCGTTACGCGTTCACGCCCGTACGCCGCTGAAAGCCTACCCGGATGCTGGTTAAGCACCATAAAAAATCCCCTTTACGAATAAAGGGGATGATTAAGATTACTCAGCGGTTTTCTTTTTTCCCGCGCGCTTTGCTTTCGTCGCGGCGGCAATTTTTTGCGTTTTCGCAGAAGGCGCTTTTGCCGCAGGCGCTTTCTCTTTCTTCACCTTCGGCTGGGTGCCGTCGGTATTTTTTCCTTTACCTTTGCCTTTCTCGCGGCGGAACTCGCTGTCCGGCTCAAAGTTACCTTTTTTACCGACCTGGCGACGACGGCCGCTGGGTTTACCCGGCGCGCCTTTTTTAGCGCGTTCGCGTTCGGTTTTGCCGACGTTGCGCGGAGCCCGCTCGCTGGAGATCAGCGTAAAGTCGATCTTGCGATCGTCCATGTTTACCGCTTCGACGCGCACTTCAACGCGATCGCCTAATCGGTAGGTCTGGCCGCTGGATTCGCCAATCAGGCGCTGACCCACCTGGTCGAAACGGTAGTAGTCGTTATCCAGCGAGGAGACGTGAACCAGGCCGTCGATAAACAGCTCGTTAAGGCGCACAAAGAAACCGAAGCCGGTGACGCTGGCAATCACACCCTGGAAGTTGCTACCCACGTGATCCTGCATGAAGTCGCACTTCAGCCAGTCGGCAACATCGCGGGTCGCTTCGTCGGCGCGGCGTTCAGCCATCGAACAGTGCTGACCCAGCTGCAATACCGCTTCCATCGGATAGTGCCAGCCGCCCGACGGGGTGCTGTTACCCTCAAGCCCCTGCTCTTTGGCGACCAGGTACTTAATGGCGCGGTGCAGGGAGAGGTCCGGATAGCGGCGGATCGGCGAGGTAAAGTGGGCATAGGATTGCAGCGCAAGACCAAAGT
Above is a genomic segment from Enterobacter sp. C2 containing:
- the rlmB gene encoding 23S rRNA (guanosine(2251)-2'-O)-methyltransferase RlmB, which encodes MIYGIHAVQALLERAPERFQDVYILKGREDKRLMSLIHALEAQGVTIQVASRQFMDEKSEGAVHQGIIARVKPGRQYQENDLPDLIASLDRPFFLILDGVTDPHNLGACLRSADAAGVHAVIVPKDRSAQLNATAKKVASGAAENVPLIRVTNLARTMRLLQEENVWIVGTAGEADHTLFQSKMTGPMALVMGAEGEGMRRLTREHCDELISIPMAGSVSSLNVSVATGICLFEAVRQRG